In the Telopea speciosissima isolate NSW1024214 ecotype Mountain lineage chromosome 2, Tspe_v1, whole genome shotgun sequence genome, one interval contains:
- the LOC122650934 gene encoding transcription repressor OFP8-like, whose amino-acid sequence MEMLQSPELMEQSPCFGFNDSKGRTCPPASPISPLNSYYKIEEFEPKGGEIKSKETKQKKNQRSINKKSRFHFDSSSGEIDSGWFSTEESGDETETFLSSKSFSSDSSEIYRRKAAEVRRRRNSEMSHDPFDSGGKLQESIAVVKRSSDPYDDFRTSMVEMIVEKELFAEEDLEKLLQCFLSLNSSHYHKVTIDVFKEVWGTLFSN is encoded by the coding sequence ATGGAGATGTTGCAGAGTCCAGAATTGATGGAACAAAGCCCATGCTTTGGCTTTAATGATTCTAAGGGAAGAACTTGTCCCCCTGCATCACCCATTTCGCCATTAAATTCTTATTACAAGATTGAGGAATTCGAACCAAAAGGGGGGGAAATTAAGTCAAAGGAAACGAAGCAGAAGAAGAACCAGAGATCTATCAACAAGAAATCAAGATTTCATTTTGATTCTTCATCAGGAGAAATTGATAGTGGGTGGTTCAGTACTGAAGAATCTGGAGACGAGACAGAAACGTTTTTATCTTCAAAGAGTTTTTCTTCTGATTCTTCTGAGATTTACCGCCGGAAAGCAGCTGAGGTTCGCCGGAGAAGGAATTCTGAAATGAGTCATGACCCGTTTGACTCAGGGGGCAAATTACAAGAAAGCATTGCTGTGGTGAAGCGGTCTAGTGATCCGTATGATGATTTCAGGACATCAATGGTGGAAATGATTGTAGAGAAGGAGTTATTTGCAGAAGAGGATCTGGAGAAGCTCTTACAGTGTTTTCTGAGTTTGAATTCCTCTCATTATCATAAAGTTACTATTGATGTATTTAAGGAAGTATGGGGTACTCTGTTCTCTAATTGA
- the LOC122650933 gene encoding probable xyloglucan endotransglucosylase/hydrolase protein 26 — protein sequence MATNLRADLFITLAISLIAAVLINLSFVDATFPKSTSFTWGANQAGIAGNGDDLQLMLTNWSGSGIQSKRAFLFGSVEMLIKLVSGNSAGTVTAYYMSSTGNKHDEIDFEFLGNTSGQPYTIHTNLFANGVGGKEQQFHAWFDPTSDFHNYTIHWNPSEIVWFIDSIPIRVFKNYESKGIDYPHQQGMRAYSSIWDADNWATQGGRIKIDWKSAPFVARFRRFRARACKWSGPVSITQCAANTAANWWTSPVYSQLSNEQIGQMMLARNKSMIYNYCTDFARFQGNFPPECSLPQY from the exons ATGGCGACCAACTTAAGAGCTGATCTCTTCATTACTCTTGCTATCTCTTTGATTGCAGCAGTACTGATCAATCTGAGTTTCGTGGATGCCACATTTCCCAAGAGTACATCCTTTACTTGGGGAGCTAATCAAGCTGGGATCGCCGGTAATGGTGACGATCTTCAACTTATGTTGACCAATTGGTCAG gGTCTGGAATTCAATCGAAAAGAGCGTTTCTCTTTGGCAGCGTAGAAATGTTAATCAAATTAGTATCTGGAAATTCTGCTGGCACTGTTACGGCCTACTAT ATGTCTTCCACTGGTAACAAACATGATGAGATAGATTTTGAGTTCTTGGGGAATACATCAGGACAACCTTACACTATTCACACAAATTTATTCGCTAATGGTGTTGGAGGCAAAGAACAGCAATTTCATGCTTGGTTTGACCCAACTTCTGATTTCCACAACTACACCATCCATTGGAACCCAAGCGAGATTGT GTGGTTCATTGATAGTATTCCAATCCGAGTGTTTAAGAACTATGAGAGCAAGGGCATTGATTACCCACACCAACAAGGGATGAGGGCTTATTCCAGCATATGGGATGCTGATAACTGGGCAACCCAAGGTGGACGTATAAAAATTGACTGGAAGAGTGCACCCTTTGTGGCTAGATTTAGAAGGTTTAGGGCAAGGGCTTGCAAGTGGAGTGGACCAGTTAGCATCACCCAATGTGCTGCCAATACTGCTGCCAACTGGTGGACTTCACCTGTTTACAGCCAATTGAGTAACGAACAAATTGGTCAGATGATGTTGGCTAGAAACAAATCCATGATTTACAACTACTGCACTGATTTTGCTAGATTCCAAGGGAATTTCCCTCCTGAATGTTCTTTGCCACAATATTGA